A window of Haliscomenobacter hydrossis DSM 1100 contains these coding sequences:
- a CDS encoding NAD(P)/FAD-dependent oxidoreductase gives MNLHTANPYWLLKSGLLFEYPSLQQNVKTDYAIIGGGITSALIAWYLSRAGVSVVLLDRRHIGMGSTCASTSMLQYEIDTPMYQLAEIVGEDNAARSYWLCAEAINKLEIICNQLAVATDFEKKPSLYYASRKADLPGLKTELTIRQKHGFVVEFLDQAALQALFPFAAPGALYSKEGAQVDAYTLTHGLLQDAIGQGAAIFDKTTVTAINRNKNGAILETKEGHSVRARKLVIATGYESGQWLPRQIAALHSSYALVSEPYAAETLWHENALIWETARPYLYFRTTADRRVLIGGRDEPFQDAKRRDRLLKRKSQQLTRDFEKLFPHLAPLKVDYHWAGTFAETVDGLPYIGSIPEQAHTIYALGFGGNGVTFSQIAAELIRDEALGNENPDANIFSFNR, from the coding sequence ATGAATCTACATACTGCAAATCCATACTGGCTACTCAAGAGTGGTCTGCTTTTCGAATATCCTTCCTTACAACAAAATGTAAAAACAGACTACGCCATCATAGGAGGTGGTATAACCAGTGCGCTGATTGCCTGGTATTTGTCGCGTGCAGGTGTATCCGTCGTATTGCTCGATCGGCGGCATATTGGTATGGGTAGCACCTGTGCCAGCACCTCGATGTTGCAGTATGAAATAGATACGCCCATGTACCAATTGGCCGAAATAGTGGGTGAGGATAATGCAGCCCGCAGCTATTGGTTGTGTGCTGAAGCCATCAATAAGTTGGAGATCATTTGCAATCAATTGGCTGTAGCGACCGATTTTGAAAAAAAACCCAGCCTTTATTACGCCTCGCGCAAGGCTGATTTGCCCGGGCTAAAGACAGAACTGACCATACGCCAAAAACATGGTTTTGTGGTTGAATTCCTGGATCAGGCTGCTTTGCAGGCTTTGTTTCCCTTTGCTGCGCCGGGTGCCTTGTATTCCAAAGAAGGTGCCCAAGTGGATGCCTACACTTTAACTCATGGCTTGTTACAAGACGCCATCGGTCAGGGTGCAGCCATTTTTGACAAAACTACGGTGACCGCTATCAATCGCAACAAAAACGGGGCGATTCTGGAAACAAAGGAAGGCCACAGCGTGCGCGCCCGCAAATTGGTCATTGCAACCGGATACGAATCCGGACAATGGTTGCCACGTCAAATCGCCGCGCTACATTCTTCCTATGCCCTCGTCAGCGAACCCTATGCTGCTGAAACCCTTTGGCACGAAAATGCCCTGATTTGGGAAACTGCCCGTCCTTATTTGTATTTCAGAACTACCGCCGACCGTCGTGTACTGATAGGAGGTAGGGACGAACCTTTTCAGGATGCCAAGCGGCGCGACCGTTTGCTCAAGCGCAAAAGCCAGCAATTGACCCGAGATTTTGAAAAGCTGTTTCCCCATCTGGCGCCCCTAAAAGTAGATTACCACTGGGCAGGAACCTTCGCTGAAACCGTTGACGGACTACCTTATATTGGCAGCATTCCTGAACAGGCGCATACCATTTATGCCCTGGGTTTTGGGGGCAACGGCGTCACTTTTAGTCAAATTGCAGCCGAACTTATTCGCGACGAAGCGCTGGGGAACGAAAACCCCGACGCCAATATTTTTTCTTTTAACCGCTGA
- a CDS encoding YiiX family permuted papain-like enzyme: MNKSALLFSFMALTIFCGMFAEKNGALAVVFPPKASFFQNAPLKNGDLIFQTSQSSQSQAIQLATKSQYSHCGIIYQEGEKYFVFEAIQPVKYTPLEQWIARGKAGKYVVKRLKNAAQVLTPSVLRKMKQVGDGFKGKNYDLTFEWSDDRIYCSELIWKVYQRATGIEIGKLGKLSSFDLSSEVVKKKMKERYGDRIPLNETVISPAAVFDSELLITVKSN, encoded by the coding sequence ATGAATAAATCTGCACTGCTGTTCTCCTTTATGGCCTTGACGATCTTCTGCGGCATGTTTGCAGAAAAAAATGGTGCCCTGGCTGTAGTTTTCCCCCCCAAAGCGTCCTTCTTTCAAAATGCGCCCCTCAAAAACGGTGACCTCATTTTTCAAACCTCCCAATCCAGCCAGAGCCAGGCCATTCAGTTGGCCACCAAATCCCAATATTCACATTGTGGCATCATTTATCAGGAAGGCGAAAAATATTTTGTTTTTGAAGCCATTCAGCCCGTAAAATACACCCCCCTTGAGCAATGGATTGCAAGGGGTAAGGCAGGAAAATACGTAGTCAAACGGCTAAAAAATGCTGCACAGGTATTAACTCCAAGCGTCTTGCGGAAAATGAAACAGGTGGGTGATGGATTCAAAGGAAAAAACTACGACCTGACCTTTGAATGGTCGGACGACAGAATCTATTGTTCCGAACTGATCTGGAAAGTGTACCAGCGTGCGACAGGAATTGAAATTGGGAAACTCGGAAAACTGAGTAGTTTTGATTTGAGTTCCGAAGTAGTGAAAAAGAAAATGAAAGAACGGTACGGGGACCGGATACCCCTCAATGAAACCGTCATTTCGCCAGCGGCAGTTTTTGACAGCGAGCTATTGATTACCGTCAAATCCAATTAA
- a CDS encoding porin family protein produces MSNRIALTSLCLLIGLTVIAQNGSKWEFGVKAGLNYTGQHASGFPEFLGQDLNKIYNKTTTWDPGLSAGFQSKLRLSENFSLNADLLYNQRAYTSTTKDTSFSEVKLINRLHYLSLPVYGGLQLLPGLNVEIGVETSYFLDWTGKYQGNQIEPINRDAISDFDFGVAGGLSYRINKYLSLQGRYYRGLVNTMEVKFTDINGNELEGNTKFINHGVQLSLTVFPF; encoded by the coding sequence ATGTCGAATCGAATTGCACTTACGAGCTTATGCTTGTTGATTGGCCTGACTGTTATTGCCCAAAATGGCTCCAAGTGGGAATTTGGTGTAAAAGCTGGCCTCAACTATACTGGCCAGCATGCCAGTGGATTTCCCGAATTTTTAGGTCAAGATTTGAATAAAATATACAACAAAACAACTACTTGGGATCCTGGATTAAGTGCTGGATTTCAGAGTAAACTTCGCCTTTCTGAAAACTTTAGTCTTAATGCAGATTTACTTTACAATCAAAGAGCTTATACCAGCACAACAAAAGACACCAGTTTTTCGGAAGTAAAACTCATTAATCGCCTCCATTACCTTAGCTTGCCTGTATACGGAGGTTTGCAATTGTTACCAGGCTTGAACGTAGAAATTGGGGTGGAAACCAGCTATTTTCTGGACTGGACTGGTAAATACCAAGGAAACCAAATAGAGCCTATTAATAGAGATGCTATATCCGATTTTGATTTTGGGGTAGCTGGAGGCTTGTCTTATCGGATTAACAAATACCTTTCTTTACAAGGCCGATATTATCGCGGGTTGGTCAACACAATGGAAGTAAAATTCACCGATATAAATGGTAACGAATTGGAGGGTAATACTAAATTCATCAACCACGGCGTCCAATTATCGCTTACCGTTTTTCCTTTTTAA
- a CDS encoding serine hydrolase domain-containing protein — protein sequence MMLLSLSVISASSQDIWPTQGWVKTSPDKLNLIADSLIALDHDFANGKYGHVDGMLIIRHGQIAYEASYSHNYAELYKQEAIEKSGLNATDPTGPYNYFSSWWHPFYHGSKLHTLQSVSKTITSMIIGVAVTRNEFPDLDTPVLSFFDTTTVKNIDARKRKMTIRHLLTMTAGFDWHENLPYSDPNNSCSNMEASFDWVKFTIDHPMSDDPGKVFNYNSGATELLAYIFRVATGRDIEEYAVKHLFEPLGINNHFWKRTPFGLVDSEGGVYLEKSDVAKLFYLFLKNGKWENQQIISADWVRQSVSPFIKFGPNRGYGYKWWLSSYGNKPAEVTWGGNGFGGQFPIVIPEYDMVVVFNAWNVFPSAQSRNYNPNFLTQKVLNAIVEYHEKKK from the coding sequence ATGATGCTGCTCTCACTCAGCGTCATTTCAGCCAGCAGTCAGGACATATGGCCAACGCAAGGCTGGGTCAAAACAAGTCCTGACAAGCTGAACTTAATCGCCGACTCCCTGATTGCCCTTGATCACGATTTTGCCAATGGAAAATACGGCCACGTCGATGGGATGTTGATCATCCGTCATGGCCAAATCGCTTATGAGGCATCGTACAGCCACAATTACGCAGAATTGTACAAGCAGGAAGCTATTGAAAAAAGTGGTTTGAATGCGACTGACCCGACCGGGCCTTACAACTACTTTTCCTCCTGGTGGCACCCTTTTTACCATGGCAGCAAACTCCACACCTTACAATCCGTTTCCAAAACCATCACTTCCATGATCATCGGAGTAGCGGTGACGCGCAATGAATTCCCGGATCTGGATACGCCTGTTTTGAGCTTTTTTGATACCACTACGGTTAAAAACATCGACGCGCGCAAAAGAAAAATGACCATTCGGCACCTGCTGACCATGACCGCCGGATTTGATTGGCACGAAAATCTGCCCTACTCCGATCCCAACAACAGCTGTAGCAATATGGAAGCCAGTTTTGATTGGGTCAAATTTACCATCGACCATCCCATGTCAGACGACCCGGGCAAGGTTTTTAATTACAATAGCGGTGCTACCGAATTGCTGGCCTATATCTTCCGGGTCGCCACAGGTCGAGACATTGAAGAATACGCCGTAAAACACCTTTTTGAACCTCTGGGCATCAACAACCATTTTTGGAAACGTACTCCTTTTGGTCTGGTGGATAGTGAAGGTGGAGTTTATTTGGAAAAAAGCGACGTAGCCAAATTGTTCTACTTGTTCCTGAAAAATGGAAAATGGGAGAACCAACAAATCATCAGTGCCGACTGGGTCAGGCAGTCGGTTTCTCCTTTTATCAAATTTGGCCCCAACCGGGGTTACGGCTACAAGTGGTGGCTGAGTTCTTATGGCAACAAACCCGCTGAAGTTACCTGGGGCGGCAATGGTTTCGGTGGCCAGTTTCCCATTGTTATCCCTGAATACGATATGGTGGTGGTATTTAATGCCTGGAATGTTTTCCCAAGTGCTCAATCCAGGAATTACAACCCCAATTTTTTGACCCAAAAAGTATTGAATGCCATTGTGGAGTACCATGAAAAGAAAAAATGA
- a CDS encoding SPFH domain-containing protein, protein MNPIGIIALWWGGIFLAVLIFLLTYRFWFRLLGIILVPEDKIGLVTLKFSLFGEKKELPPNRIIAVDGEAGFQAQTLAPGIHFWYWIWQYHIELQPLTVIPPGQIGLLIAKDGAELPTNSILGKRVDCDAYQDAAAFIRNGGQKGRQTAYITTGVYRINTFVFDIVLAPMTGIKENMLGIITTLDGAPIEMGQIAGREVADHNNFQDADAFLRGGGNKGLQPQVLLAGSYNLNPWFAQIEEHEMTQIPIGNVGVVISFYGKEGVDLSGDEFRHGNIVSRGQKGVWAEPLGPGKYPVNKYLYKVELVPTTNLVLNWASARTESHMLDKHLSTITVRSKDGFPFNLDVSQIIHIPATEAPKVIARFGSMHNLVSQVLEPTIGNYFRNSAQDADVISFLTSRKERQDSAKRHIGQVLSEYNVHGVDTLIGDIVPPDSLMKTLTDRKLAEEQKVTYDTQKMAQETRQALEKETAIADIQKQIVQADQGVLIAERIADAAVKKSTGEANGVKIAASAEAERTKMIASADAERTKMSAAAESEKVRLMAQAEAERIELTGKAEAEKTLAVGQSSAEAYRLAVEAMGGDNFTKMKVMETIGQEKVKIIPDVLITGEGGGGANGAIGGMLGLRLLDMLKTEPKTEQPKEEQA, encoded by the coding sequence ATGAACCCTATTGGAATCATTGCTTTATGGTGGGGTGGCATCTTCCTCGCCGTTTTGATTTTTTTGCTTACTTACCGCTTTTGGTTCAGGCTGCTGGGAATCATTCTGGTGCCCGAAGACAAGATCGGACTCGTAACCCTGAAATTTTCTCTTTTTGGAGAGAAAAAAGAACTACCGCCCAACCGCATCATCGCGGTAGATGGCGAAGCGGGTTTCCAGGCGCAAACCCTGGCACCGGGTATCCACTTCTGGTACTGGATTTGGCAATACCACATCGAACTGCAACCACTGACCGTAATTCCGCCCGGACAAATTGGCCTACTCATTGCCAAAGACGGTGCGGAACTGCCGACCAACTCGATCCTGGGTAAAAGAGTAGACTGCGACGCCTACCAGGATGCCGCTGCATTTATCCGCAACGGGGGGCAAAAAGGTCGTCAGACCGCCTACATCACCACCGGGGTATACCGGATCAACACCTTTGTGTTTGACATCGTTCTGGCTCCGATGACCGGGATCAAGGAAAACATGCTGGGGATCATCACGACGCTGGATGGTGCGCCAATTGAAATGGGGCAAATTGCCGGTAGAGAAGTAGCCGACCACAACAACTTCCAGGACGCCGATGCTTTTTTGCGTGGCGGTGGTAACAAAGGTTTGCAGCCCCAGGTTTTGCTGGCGGGTTCGTACAACCTCAACCCCTGGTTTGCGCAGATTGAAGAGCACGAAATGACGCAGATTCCGATTGGTAATGTAGGTGTAGTCATTTCTTTCTACGGTAAAGAAGGTGTCGACCTCAGCGGTGACGAATTCCGTCACGGTAACATCGTGTCCAGAGGCCAGAAAGGCGTTTGGGCAGAACCCCTTGGCCCTGGTAAATACCCCGTTAATAAGTATTTGTATAAAGTGGAATTGGTACCCACCACCAACCTGGTGCTCAACTGGGCCAGCGCCCGCACTGAGTCTCACATGTTGGACAAACATTTGTCTACCATTACCGTGCGTTCCAAAGACGGTTTCCCCTTCAACCTCGACGTGTCGCAGATCATCCACATCCCGGCTACCGAGGCACCCAAGGTAATCGCCCGCTTTGGTAGCATGCACAACCTGGTCAGCCAGGTACTGGAACCGACCATTGGCAACTACTTCCGCAACTCGGCGCAAGACGCCGACGTGATTTCGTTTTTGACTTCACGTAAAGAGCGGCAGGATTCGGCCAAACGGCACATTGGACAAGTGCTCTCGGAATACAACGTACACGGCGTGGATACCTTGATTGGTGACATCGTTCCGCCCGATTCGCTGATGAAAACCCTGACCGACCGTAAACTGGCCGAAGAACAAAAGGTAACCTACGACACCCAAAAAATGGCCCAGGAAACGCGGCAGGCACTTGAAAAAGAAACCGCCATTGCCGACATCCAAAAGCAAATCGTACAAGCCGATCAGGGTGTACTGATCGCCGAACGTATTGCCGATGCAGCGGTGAAAAAATCGACGGGTGAAGCGAATGGAGTAAAAATTGCCGCCTCGGCTGAAGCTGAACGCACCAAGATGATCGCCAGCGCCGACGCCGAGCGTACCAAAATGAGTGCTGCTGCCGAATCTGAAAAGGTCAGGTTGATGGCACAAGCGGAAGCCGAAAGAATAGAACTCACAGGTAAAGCAGAAGCTGAAAAGACCCTGGCCGTGGGTCAGTCGAGCGCCGAAGCTTACCGCCTGGCCGTAGAAGCCATGGGTGGAGACAACTTTACCAAGATGAAAGTGATGGAAACGATTGGGCAAGAAAAAGTCAAAATCATTCCGGATGTGCTCATCACCGGTGAAGGTGGTGGCGGTGCCAATGGCGCCATCGGTGGCATGCTGGGCTTGAGGTTGCTGGACATGCTCAAAACCGAACCTAAAACGGAACAACCTAAAGAAGAACAGGCTTAA
- a CDS encoding helix-turn-helix domain-containing protein gives MDYQLNLYAFVLLFAFLQGLFYVYQFCKRGLADERASDFWLAGLILALCITNLPSMLGFMGIYILGQDWWFFPQDTGLLIGPLIYFYLKSQTNVQFKFQTRDYWHFLPYLLYFFYHLLVFLSGKEGVDWWAKKVHNPFHLNTWHRIAENVSLVVYMVSSLRLYQRYCRWLPTERSDIETIRLGWYQHFLALVVVSVLAAIVLFLLGLFMPLSYQEDWILRAIVAFNICYISFNGYIQVQPHRLTFDTNQLSGSDAAPNHPDASTKKTEKTDPNEVQVWCKKVEAVMQSEKLYLNPELTLSDLAEKLHSHNSWISCVINTGFQKNFNDFINAYRVADFQKKINDPKLSHYTLLALAFECGFNSKSTFNRAVKKATGQLPSTFGTKTQP, from the coding sequence ATGGATTACCAATTGAATTTATACGCCTTTGTACTGCTTTTTGCCTTTCTGCAAGGGCTTTTTTATGTGTACCAATTCTGCAAAAGGGGCCTCGCGGATGAGCGTGCCTCCGATTTTTGGCTGGCGGGGCTGATTCTGGCCTTATGCATCACCAATCTTCCTTCGATGCTCGGGTTCATGGGCATTTACATTTTGGGACAAGATTGGTGGTTTTTTCCCCAGGATACGGGTTTGCTCATTGGGCCCCTGATTTATTTTTACCTGAAAAGCCAAACCAATGTTCAGTTTAAATTTCAGACCAGGGATTACTGGCACTTCCTGCCCTACCTCCTTTATTTTTTCTACCACCTGCTGGTTTTTCTTAGCGGAAAAGAAGGGGTAGATTGGTGGGCAAAAAAAGTCCACAATCCATTTCACTTAAACACCTGGCATAGGATTGCCGAAAATGTGTCACTGGTGGTTTACATGGTTTCATCTCTGCGCTTGTATCAGCGTTACTGCCGCTGGTTGCCCACCGAGCGCTCCGACATTGAGACCATTCGCCTGGGCTGGTACCAGCATTTTTTGGCTTTGGTGGTGGTCAGCGTTTTAGCAGCCATTGTTTTGTTCTTACTGGGTTTGTTCATGCCCCTTTCTTATCAGGAGGACTGGATTTTGCGAGCCATCGTCGCATTCAACATCTGTTACATCAGTTTTAACGGCTATATCCAGGTCCAGCCACATCGGCTAACTTTTGATACCAATCAACTATCTGGCTCCGATGCAGCGCCAAACCATCCAGATGCAAGCACAAAAAAAACAGAAAAGACAGACCCCAACGAAGTGCAAGTCTGGTGCAAAAAGGTGGAAGCCGTCATGCAAAGTGAAAAGTTATACCTCAATCCCGAACTCACTTTGAGTGACCTGGCAGAAAAACTACACTCCCACAACTCCTGGATTTCTTGTGTGATCAACACTGGTTTTCAAAAAAATTTCAACGATTTCATCAATGCCTACCGCGTTGCTGATTTTCAGAAAAAAATCAATGATCCCAAGCTTAGCCATTATACCCTCCTGGCCCTTGCTTTTGAATGTGGGTTTAATTCCAAATCCACCTTTAATCGGGCGGTTAAAAAAGCCACCGGGCAGTTGCCCTCCACCTTTGGCACCAAAACACAGCCGTAA
- a CDS encoding ferritin-like domain-containing protein, producing the protein MQNNEKLVQALNELVSINYDRVFGYEKAIEDVGSSDVDLRTLFNQYVSQSRKYVNELQQTIRGLGGEPVTDSTMRGKLFRVWMDFKATVMGKDRKSVLDSCAYGEEAALKAYDEALQTDAHLPDNIRVMIAEHKQTLKSAHHAIDAAARLQEVVDK; encoded by the coding sequence ATGCAAAACAATGAAAAATTGGTTCAGGCCCTTAACGAACTGGTAAGTATCAATTACGACCGCGTTTTTGGTTATGAAAAAGCAATAGAGGATGTAGGCAGCAGCGATGTAGATTTGCGCACCCTATTCAATCAATACGTTAGCCAAAGTCGCAAGTACGTCAATGAGCTTCAGCAAACCATCCGTGGTTTAGGTGGCGAACCCGTAACGGATTCAACTATGCGCGGTAAGTTATTTCGCGTGTGGATGGATTTTAAAGCCACAGTGATGGGGAAAGATCGTAAATCTGTACTGGACTCCTGTGCTTATGGTGAGGAAGCCGCGCTGAAAGCTTATGATGAAGCATTACAGACGGATGCTCACTTACCCGACAACATTCGGGTGATGATTGCTGAGCATAAGCAAACGCTGAAATCAGCACACCATGCCATTGATGCAGCGGCTCGTCTGCAAGAGGTAGTGGACAAATAA
- a CDS encoding EthD family reductase — translation MLQLTVLYPQPSDVAQFEADYAEHLALLHEKAGIPTTVKPYTVTKFMPTPDGAPAFYQMFMLPFESPEALQATMASAAMQEVGADAYRISTGGAPVFLVGNTE, via the coding sequence ATGTTACAACTAACCGTCCTTTATCCGCAACCAAGTGATGTGGCACAATTTGAAGCCGATTATGCCGAGCATTTGGCCCTGTTGCATGAAAAAGCAGGCATTCCAACTACCGTAAAACCTTATACGGTGACCAAGTTTATGCCTACACCCGATGGAGCGCCCGCCTTTTATCAAATGTTTATGCTGCCTTTTGAATCACCGGAAGCCTTGCAAGCCACGATGGCATCGGCAGCCATGCAGGAAGTTGGGGCCGATGCGTACCGGATTTCGACGGGTGGTGCACCTGTTTTTCTAGTGGGTAACACCGAGTAA
- a CDS encoding WG repeat-containing protein — MKNTLLLLLLAAACTNPAPSSQGKLSMLEKDHKWVVVDEQKTVLYDVFLYDNGPDEPADGLYRIVKDGKIGYADASTNAIVIEPQYDCAFPFENGKAKVSTDCKTVQDGDHSVWESDAWQFIDKKGAQ; from the coding sequence ATGAAAAACACCCTCCTCCTCCTCCTCCTTGCCGCCGCATGTACCAACCCTGCACCAAGCAGCCAAGGCAAACTGAGCATGCTCGAAAAAGACCACAAATGGGTAGTCGTCGACGAGCAAAAAACGGTGCTCTACGACGTATTCCTCTACGACAATGGCCCCGATGAGCCTGCTGATGGGCTGTACCGCATCGTCAAGGATGGCAAAATTGGCTACGCCGACGCAAGCACCAACGCCATCGTGATTGAACCCCAGTACGATTGTGCCTTTCCTTTTGAAAACGGCAAAGCCAAAGTCAGTACCGACTGCAAAACAGTCCAAGACGGAGACCACAGCGTATGGGAGAGCGACGCCTGGCAGTTTATTGACAAAAAAGGGGCGCAATAG